The DNA window gtgtgtgtgtgtgtgtgtgtgtgtgtgtgtgtgtgtgtgtgtgtgtgtgtgtgtgtgtgtgtttgtgtgtgtacctgtCTGCACTGAAGGCAGCGCTGCAGCATCGGGCAGTGTTTCCAGTAGTGCAGGTCGAGTCCATCCTCAGTGAATGATTAATCTCTCTCTCCACAGAAAATACACAGACTAGAAAAAACAGCACCAGCATCAACTCTGATTTGATCTTTCATTTCTCACTCAACATGCTATTAAGATGTTTTCCCAGCAGTACAAAGAGAAACTTATTAAATGAGAGCCCATTAGCACTGCACATTATGCTATCACTTTCCAGATGTCTTGGTGAGATAATATTAGTGCATTTATAACAGCTACACAAGACAAAACCTTGACTTTGCAGAGTGGTACTGAACCAGAAACTCTCCATAAACTGAGATTCTACTGACTGGGAGAATTACTAACTGCTCAGTTGAGAGAATCAACGAAGAAGTGACAAGAAGAAGTGCTTACTTGTCTAAGAAGTTAACTCCAGATGGTCCACTGCTTTTCACAACAGCAGGTACAGACTGGTTTACCTTCTTAACACCTGCTGAAACCAAGAGAAACATATTTAACCCTCACATTCTGCTCAGACTGAATTTACACTTATGtcgttttagttttgtttatataatattgtagtatttattcatatttagaattagccttttcagttttaatttaaagtgatttCAAATTTAACAATCATCCTGATGGTCCAATGttaaataaacagtatatttCCAAGCTATTAAATTGGCCCCTCTCGGTTACCATTCCAAAACTGAGGGTTAATACTGATGTGTAGGCAGTACAAGCAGGGAAGTTTGTTAAGTACTGGCTAATTAGATGGTAATTTGAGGAAGTGCATTGTGATGTGTGCTTTAGAGAGAATAAAGAAAGAGTGATGGTCTGGTTCtcgctgtttttattatttgactaaagttacataaacaaatacaaagaagGGCATACAGACATCCAGCTAAAAGACAGATACAAAGATCTGTGACTGTGGCAGGTTTAGTTTAAAAATGTCCCATCAGACATTTTGATTGGAAGCccttagatatatttttgatcCTTTATATTATTTCAACTCGATAATTTAACATGGTGACATGTTAagccttaaaacaaaaacacaaagaacaaaagCTGGTAAGCTGAAAGACTAGCTTGTGAATGATTTGCAGTGTTTGCTGCTATTATATAAGACTGATCTTTACTGAGATGGTTCACAAAAAACACCACTTTACACACCTGATTTGGTTGCCTTCTCTGCTTTTTTCTCAGGTACTTTGGTATTTTCCTTCCCTTTCTCCTAAAACACATATTCACATctttaatgcatttatgaattCATCTATTTGTACATTTGATGACCAAAAGGGTCTCAACAGTCATTCAGTCCAGGTGCAATCTAGCTAAAGAACTTTCAGATATGAAAATGTTAGTGCCAGATGTgaagaaagacattttttgtgagagcattaaaaacaaaatagaagaGACTAGGCCACGCGTGACCCATCAACCTACACTGATCTCCTTCAGCACTGCAAGCTGCTCTTGTAAGCTCctgatttcctctttttctttcttaccATCTTCTTTTTCTGACCCTTTTTTGGCTTTTGAAGTAAAATAGTGAGACAGAGAGACTGAATGCAGTATCCCAACATTCCCAAAGCCCACACACAAACATTCCAAGTGTTTTAATCATGAAACTTAAGGCTAACAATGCTCTCCAGACCGGTTTTACCCGTGTGTTGATGGTGTTTCCATTTAACTTGGCAAGTGAGTCAAAAAGGTTCTTGTAGAGGACATTTTTACGTGTGCTGGTGTCATCAGGTGGCAGATAATTCAGAACTGCTTTTCCATGAAGACCGTACATAGCCTGGACAACTCTCACAGAGAGTTCCTGCACTGAGGCATCGCTGTGCTCCAATCCACCTGCCAGAAACTTACACAACATAcatcacacacaaatatatttaattattaattcatttaaatataatcaagtgATTTTAGAATAGATGCACTACTGTTAAAGCTTTTGGTGCCAGTAAGATTTATCTAGTATCTAAgaataatggtttccacaaaaatattaagcagcactgtttttaACACCGATAATaactaaacatatatttttaccttctgtaaaacatttgcattatattccaaatatttgtccctcactttctctctcccaTTCTCCATACACAGATCCCATTCATCTGCCCCTAGGCTCTGGATCTCTCATTTTAATTACAAGAAACCCAATCGCCTCTCTGCTGTGCCCTGAAGCCCATCTCATCTCCCGGGAAACCAGCAAGCAGGAGGCATTTAGCAGCCATCCCTCCATGTAACCTACAGCAACCATTTCGTGGGAGATCACCAATGAAAAAGACCAAACTAACAGAAAGaccccaaaaatatttaaaaggacATTTGGGAGCTGATTCATTGCTGATAATTGCAAAAATATCTATctaaagaaaagtttaaaaataactgtACTGTTACTGTTcttcacattgttccaaacctgtatgacttgtttATAGAAATTCCAGACTGCTTTAATCTATACAACAAGCTTACTATGGCCTGCATCTGTCCAGATATTTTAAAGTCCACAAGTTGTCCATAAGACTCAtgaaagaaagaatgtcatacaggttttaaacaacatgagggtgtatAAATGATGAGATAATGGTAAAACTAACCCCTTTAGTATCCAGTCCATAAATACCAACGATATGTAAATTCTGGCTGATACagataagctgataattatttattgttatggcCAATAAcaataaatggccaatattaaaatattaaaaactctaACATTGCATGATAACTGATATACCATTACCCACCTAACTAAATCATGTGGAAAAAAATGAGACTACAGGCCACCTAGGTGTGGTGTACATAAACCTTCCAAGCTAACAAGCAAAACCAGAAGCCCAACTGGAACACAGACAGAAACCTCGCAGTGCAGTTCCTTGTGAAATTTTACATTCTCTGTTGTCGAAGTGCCACAAGTTTGCATTGCAAACATACTTCAAACTGCATAGATcccaaaagaaaaaacacaacaaaaagatAAAACTGTCTACGACAACGACAAGACCCTGAAGAAAATAAGACCCTAAGGAACTGCAATTTTAACAGCTTAACCATTTTGTACATCTAGGTGCTGGGGCAGAGAGAGGGAGAATTAGACTTTGCTTGGATGATTTTCATAAACTATGCAATGGATATGCAACTGGCTGTCAGAACCGGCTTTTTAAGAAACTAATGGTAACAGACATTACGTAGGGTCGACTACACCCTCTCTGTCATACAAAGGCTACTTTGTTTCAGTCTAATGAAGCCCTCAAAAATCCTAATGATAGCTGTGAGAATAAAATTAACCTTCAGATCCCAACAGAAAGGttaaatttgtgttattttggcCAATAAAACCCCAAATATTTGTTTGCGGTCTTAGATGCTAAAGCACAGTTTGGGTTTGCACATGCACCCAACAGCTGACACCTAATGGCAGTCAGAGTGTGTGGTCTCATAACAGCATTCAAGTTACAACACACACTCTTTCTTACACATTTATAAATTctcaaaaatatattgcaatcaATACAGGTCTGTTTAgtgtaaaaataatatgtaaatatttgtatatttttatttgaatacttttttCAGCGATTTTATCACTGGAGGCCAGCAGGTTTGCTGTACATTTGGTAGTAAGTGTTCCCACTGCTGGCTGCTCTATCGTTATTAGTGGGCAGCACAACTAACCATAGCGGCTGAGCATATGAACACAAATGgataaagaaaacacaaaaaggaTGTTATTCTACTTTGACAATGAATCAGCTTTTCTTGATgctaaaaattaatattctggaGAGAAATGTGTTGTATTTATCATCATGCAGCATACTGCATCATAAACAAGATACTAATGGAGAACTCAAACTTGGAGAACATTTTCTGGATAACTTTGTTGTTGATAAAATCCCATGGTGATTAcatcactgctcatttgcataatgtTAAACTCTGCAATGATTGCATGAGTCATTTCTAAAAGATGGTTGAGGATGATATTTTGGGTATTTTAATCAATAATGAGtgattattatttaacataatattgggctgtatgatttataataatatacagcaTTGGTATCAGAGTACATCATCAAATTATTCATAACAATGTGTGGCCTTTGCTGTACTTTACCTCCCACATGCATGAGTcacaaatatctttatttatacagtgcaaTATGCAACAAAGTTGTACACAATGCTTACAGAGACACAACCTGTCTATCAACAACTAAAACCGACACAAATCAGTGTCTGTCAGTCAGAACACTTTAAAACATCCTCAGTTTTCCAGGAACCTGAAAAATGTCCATCCTTATCACACAGATCATGATGACTGTCACAAGACAAAGTACTTCAGCTTTTCTTTCGCACGGTATTTTTCTGAACAACAAGTTGATCTGTCTGGGTCACATTCTCCATTGCTTTTTTAATAGCGTATACATTATATTCCTTATATACaatctattaaaatattgtatattgtgaTTGTACCACTGGTTATCAGTATGTATAATAtaactacatttacatgcacagttACAATGGAGCTACAGCATGGTTTTACATTAGATTAACgtatatactgaaataaaatcacattatcTAGGTCTGTAAGACCAATGTCAAGAAAAAAAGTATGATACACAGATGTACGGAAAAGTCGTGAACAAtaatttactgcaaaaaaaaagcacactgaATTAGCAAAAGGGACTTTTTGCCATTCTAGAAAACATTTTATTGGATAAAAATTTCAGATATgccactgaatattttttttatccttttttcccaaattaaattttaaattagaaGCTCTACCTGCTAAAAGACCATTTTGTTAACTTTAAGGAGTATGGTCAAATTAAGAAGGCCGCAGAGCTGATGGATGAGAAGCCACAAAACTATCTTTAGGAgtctttttaaagtgttttgtgcCCAGACCTGTTTATGAAATTGTTCAGACAAAATTTGGCAGATTGAAATGAGGAAATTTCATAGCAGGGTTACAGTAAATGACAAGATCTCTACTCAGGCTACCAGAAAACCACAAATATTTGACAATTCCAGATTCTCTGCAAGTCAGGTCATCAAGAAAAGTTTTTCTATTCAACTGGATATGTTTTTCTGTTGACAATTTTTTGAGTGGAATTTTACCACATCACACTCAATGACCTGAATAGCTGCAGTAGTCGCTTCATTACAGATGTATACAGATAAGTTATTTCAAAACTCTGTACTGACCTGTATGAAGGTAATAGCTGGGGTTCTCAGCCTCAGGGTTGATTCTCCAGCCCTGGAGAGCAGATTATTCCAAGTCTGTTCCACACAGTGACTGATCTCAGATTTGCCCAGCAGATGGTTGGGAATAAACTCACTCAGAATCATTCGAAGCAGATTCAGAGATGCAAAATGCAATACAAATACAGACAGTTGTTACTTTACACACTAAAATTCATATGCAGGGTTTATATTCAATATTGTCACATTTCATATGATATtctatcattttaaaaaagcaacttTTACATCCCATGACAGAGTTTAAGAGTTTCTATAGTGTTTATAAACAACTTCATGTTGGAACCTCTGTGTACCCATTACAAATTACCATCTAACCCaagaaaaatactgaatattcatttttaaaatgtattcattaacaaggcatgtttattttagaaCCACCTGGAATCATTTTCCACCAGAATTGCAGTTTTAAGGTGCAATTATAAACAGAAGCTGTGTAAGAAACCGCCTAAGGCCTTTACAGCAACACATGGCGCAGAGTAACGCCAACAGGTCAGTTAAAGCACACAGTTAAATGCTGTGCTGTGTTAGTTTAGCTAAACAACCGTGGGGAGAGGGTCACTGGAATGTGTCCAGCAGTGGGCACATTGTTCAGACTCTCAGTACAACCATTTAAAACGGTTTAGAATGAAACTGAAGGCCACGACTTTTAATGTGCATGATTTATCTAAGGACTGACAGCACAATAAAAAACAGCTGTCACGCCACAACCACAAACATGCATGTGCTTTGAGAATACATGAGGGTTAGAAAGTGATctatttatatgcaaaaaaaaaaaaaaaaaaaaaaaaaaaaaaaaaaaaaaaaaaacagctaaacgTTCATTAATACACGTTACTCAATGTCATGGCAAATTGTAAAAAACCATTTAATGAACAGTAAGAGCCTGAGGTCAGTGGAAAAATTCCATGAACAGAAAAACTATTCTTGATTTTGTGCCTATAACATTTAgctgttttgttcatatttataaCAAACAGGTACAGattgtgttcctcatattttcATTTGGGTTGCTTAATGTCAAGAATATTTCATACATGTCACTGCAGGtagtaagaaaaaaacaaatactgtatgcTAAATTTACCACCAgggtaaaaagttttaaatattttctttagtaGACGGTTTGTATGTCTTTCATTTTAATCAATCAATTCCCTTATATCAGAAAGGGTCAGACCGACAGTTttacaattcaatttaaaaaaaataataatattacagttccTAGTAAAGTTACtctataaaattaattcattctttaatttagttattttgagTGCTAGGCCATGGTTAATAGAAGTCACTATTAAAATGATGATAGTTTGTAACACCATAGACTGCGagatttattagtttgtttttcaggCAGGTCCAGGTAATAAGTgtgaaagttattaaaaataaaaaaattgcactcAATGTCTCTATCAAAAAAAGAAATTGGCTTTTTCAACTGTAAGGAACTCTCATTCTACAACCACCATATACTGAGCATTACGATTTATCCAAATCTCCTGTTAATTTTTCTACAGTTGGTCTGTCTTCTCCCCCTCATACCCACTGTTAGTAGAAAACCTGGCTAAGTTCACCCTTGGGAGAGATAAGCCAAGCTTTCCACTACATTTGTTGCTGTATCACTTCCACAGATAATCCACAATACTGGACAGAACACGACACCTGCTAAACAGTCACTACTATCAGTCGTGCTGATGGTGCCATTCTGTCTTTAGCCTGAAACCAAACTGAAAAGATGGGAACATGAGAGAAATTAGAAAGAGAGGGTCAGAGTAAGAAAGAGAGTAGGAGAGGCTGAGAAACAAAAGAAGGGGAGTGATAAAATCGGAGAAAAGGACTTGGCAAAATAAAGATAGAGTTCTCGTACAGATGACACTTTATCTGTGAGAGCTTTCTTGCAGAGGAACACAGCTGCTCTAGTCATTCTCCGCAGTTCTGCTTTTGGGGTTCCAGGTGGAACCTCCATCAGTTTCTTGTAGACTGTCAGCAAAAGCATCCTCCCTGTAGGACAACATCTTGGAATCGGCACCTGCCACCTTTGAGAAACAGACCGAGAAAGAGAAAGTGAGGATTAAATTCCAGAAACAGCACACTAACAGAATACACCAGATGACCATTTGACACATAGAGTTTGCCCAGTGTCACATAGAATTGGCCCAGTGTCACGTAGAGTTTGCCCAGTGCTGTGAGACAGTAAAAAAGAGTACACCAGCTGACCATTTGACCTTTGTAATTTATTGTTTGGATAGTTCTGTGAGACAGTAAACtaaattttttgtcataaataacttaatatttatttttttttaaactaatatgtatattttttagttgttgttaatatgattttgatttgaaaacaaataatttataccAGTTTTGTAAATACTAAAATCGATGACCTGGAGGCTGTAAATGAGTGTCTAACCAGACTGTCTCCAAAGATGTCGATGGGCAGACTGGCCTCTCTCTGAGCTTTCTCTGTGAGGGGTTCTGGTTGTCCTGTGGCCCCAGGACTACATGGGATAGTTGTGTCTGTCAGAGGGGGCATCTCATCGAGCTCACTGATTGGCTGATCACTCGACCTCTTTCTAAGTGCTGGTAAAGGCCTCTCGTCATAAGGAAGGGAACTGATCTgtgaaaatacatacataaatactcaTGTTGATTCCATGACTCcaaacatttttatacaaaaattcaaatattgaTTCTATGTCaaagactttaataaaatatttaaaatatatattttttttaaatttgtttaatttctgtttttagtgAGAAATATAAATACTGTTACAGTTGAGGGTTTATTTAAAACTGGAAAGACTGGTCTGCCTTCCATCCTATAATTTTCAATCACTAGCTGTGTTCTCATCTTACATGTTATTTCAAAGGTGATGAACAGAatgattcatattattttaaatttgttggtctgttttccttttatatttaatttaaaaggtgTTGGAAAGTTTTGACTGAGTCATCTGACATGCAAAAcatgctgctattgaggtggaatATGGGTAAGGttcaggtttggtggtatgggtaggtttaagggtgggttctTAAATATAGGGATGGgtcacagtgtaattatacatgtaaTTACAAACAATTTacagatgttatttttttaggatttttaaaagatgtacaataaaaagtttaaaaataaaagtaccaaATGATTTTTTGAATAAGAATGTAAGTATATAGTAGTTAAGgcccttaatataaagtgggaccgaaaatgaaaatgaaaggtcCTCTAAGAAAAGTCTTTGTCATCTGACACAGTCAAATAACCCCCTGATAATTATATTCTTAAATAtacccacttaaaaaaaatgatatattttttaggattcttaaATGTATAGAAAGTTTatgcattatattacatttgattatatttcaatttttttttatgtgtgtatgtgtgtgtttatttattttaattgttaatttattttctgcCACTTTtcttaatgtgtatatatatatatatagagagagagacctcattttaatgttaaaaaaaatatcttccagAAGTGTGTAAACATCTCGACCTCTGGCATGGTTTAGGGCAGTACTACGTTAGTAGCACAAGAATTACACACTTCACCATTAAACCctttaattaaatctttaaacGTAAAACTCTCTAGCTAATGCAAATCCCTGGCATGCATGTTaagcacatttaaataataaatctataaaGAGCCTTGTGTCAGTGAAGATAGAGCTACATTGGTGGAAAGGAACAGAAGCAGTGTTTCATCAAGGAAGACTGAGGATTACAGCAGAAAGTAACCTTAAAATTAGCATTTGTGATAAGATatattaatgaacaaaaaaaaaagtggacacaAGTAACACATTAGAACAATAACATCatactttatttttcttatatggCTGTTTATTCTGTGTACATCAAAGACTTCAAAGACATCGATCTTGGGGACATGAGGAGGAGTGAGGGATGTTTGGGCAACGGTATGTTTGGGGCTAGCTGCTTTCAAAGTGTCCTGCTCATCTGTCTCCTTGACATGTTGCCTCTGTCTTCTCTTCCTGGGTGAGTCTGCTGGATGAGGCGTGTCTTTCTGTGTCCCAACACGTGGAGAGGGAAAATCAGAGATGGGAAGCTCAGAAGTTCTGTGGATCTGAAACAAGTTTCacacattttttgaatttttgttgatttgataaaagttttttatatttttaattagtaaatttttaaatatgaaatgattaaaaGGCTAATAAATATTAAGAACCTTAACCTATTATTTTTCAGATATTgactgtatgaaaaaaataaccaCACGCTACAGATAAAGGTTTGTCAGAACAAAGGCAGAACACAAGTTTTGTCAGAATACTGGCTTTGTTTGTAAGTGTTTGTAGTAATTATTTGATATCTGACTGTGTCTTTTGTTGTCTGATGTGTAAGTATGTATCTTGGCTTCTCAGGAGAACCAGCACAATCACTATTCAGCTGGGAAACCAGCATATCAGAGTACAAATCTCACTGGAGCTAGAGTCCCTCACAACACAAGAGATGctttattcatgcattcattgcAGGAGAAGAAATTTAGAGAGACACACAGGAATATGGACGGATGAAAGTCATTAACTGACTTCTAAGAATTAAGTGCAATGGATGGATACAGGaatatggatggatagatgtcATTAACTGACATTCTGAGAAGTGCAATGGatggatttttttacatttttttgattttttgtttaatattgttatactgtaaattattattagagtttataataagtgttttctattttaatatattttaaaatgtaatgtaattctgTGGTGGCAAaggttttcagcagccattactcaagtcttcagtgtgacatgatccttccaattattattatcagtgtgcttcttaatatttttgtggtaaccatgatacttttttgatgaatagaatgctcaaattatttttttgtaacattgcaaatgcttttactgtcacttttgatcatttttaatgttGCAAATGCCTTACTGAATCTGTTTAATgcaaagtattaattttattttatttttaatcttatttaaaatcttattgaACCAAAAATTTGAACATGAGTGTAAATGTGGACAGATATGGATGGATGTTTTACCTGACTGACATCCAGCAGGTCATGGAGCTCCAGCTGTTTGTAGACGGTGAGTCTGTAAGCTTCCATTTGTTCCTTTTTCTGCTTGGCTGTGTCATAGTCCTCTCTTTCTATGGCACTGTGTTTCTCTACATCATACCGGCCCAAACGCTCGCCcacctaaaaagaaaaagagaaaatttgaaaaaaagaaacgAGAGGTTGTTAAACACTTATCTgaggtatataaaaaaaagacatctgtAATTTGCTTAGTAATTACTGTCAGGCTAAAATTAACAGGTAACTAAAGGAATGTTACAGCTCTATTAGAATACACCTGGATGCATTTCACTCCagtgtgtaatattattattatactgtgtGTGAAATTATTGTTGTGTTACATGTGCAAACAAAGTTGTGTAAGGgaaaatatgataattttttgaagtttttcaaTAGCTTGTTTGAGTTTTTTGGCCAGATCAAATCTTTCCTCTCGAACCATGTCCTGTTTTTCTGGTCCAGTAAACGAATGAAATGAGCCACCTCAGGGTCCTGATACATGTCAAACGCCAAGTCATTGAGCGGCAAGATAGAGTCACATTCATAACTTGAGAGCCTGCAAAATAACAAGagaaaacagaagagaaagacagaagacTGTGTGCATAAGTTTATTGTAATGcaatataatttcagtttttaccCGGTGTGTGTGCCATCCAAAGCTGAGCTGTGTTGGCTGTTGTTTAGATATTGATCAATCAGCTGATCTTTGCTTAGCTGGGACAAAAACAAGAAATTGGCTAAATgttattgcaaagaaaaaaaacccactattgttcaaaagtttgaacagGGGGTCAGTTTTGAAagtaattaatgcttttattcagaaagaatgtattcaatttattaaaagtggcaaataagtgatttttttttcatcatagaatcctaaaaatgtattatggtttccccCAAAGTCCCCCCAGagtttttgacattgataataataagaaaagtttccaATCaagtatataagaatgatttctgaaggatcatttgacagtgaagactggagtaatgatgctgaaaattcagttctgccatcaaataaattactttaaatgcattaaaataataaaaaaaaattaatttgcacatTGTTATAACATTCACAATTACTCAagagttttacaaaaaataaatgcagcattggtgagcataagaaacttctttcaaaaaaaaaaaaaaaaaaaagctaactgacctcaaacttttgaacagtagtgtacataatatacttatacatttaaattctgaatttaataGCCTAAAAACAACATCCTTTGAATCAAATGTCTTCCGGCTATTAATATCTTTCCAACAAACAAAGGTTAAAAATCTTGATTTCTGCCTGTGAACCAAAACTGATTATCACTAGACTCCTGGATAACACAAAGAGACTCCAGcctggacagagagagagagggattaaAGATTAACAATGCAGAGATTGTTAGCAAGGTGGgagaggacgagagagagaggaagtcgtggagggaaaaaaaaggggggagacAAGGTGAGAGTAAGATGAGAAAGAGAGCATGAGAAAGAAAGCAGAGGGTAGTGGGATAAAGCGAACAGGAGAAAGGGGAGGGCTGAAAGTCACGGTGATATGGATATATTGATGAGTGATCTGATCTGAAGCTCTGCTGTGCTTATGGAGCTCAGACTCACATTACACAGATATTACACCATTAGACCTGCTCAAGAACCACAACACGcatatacacaaaaatgctgctgTAAGACTActgaaattatgaattattatttatttaaactgaaaggcacaaaaaaaaaaacctgatgcaTGCATACAGGCATTTAGATGAATTCTGCTCCATCTAGTGGTCAGTATGAGAAGCATCCAAATCAAGGTTAggcaaaacagaatttaaaatttgGTTTTCAGTTCACAGGAATTTCATtagtccaaaacaacactgcatgttttgttCCAAAACAGGGATGGTTCATTTTAACATACTagccatatttttttaaagtaaagttaACTTATACTATTCAAATGATAAACTCCAAATCTTAATTTTACTTCAAATGATAaactcctaaataaataaataaaaaattaaattaaataaaattattttaacactacTTAAAATATCaaggggtacttcaagtaaattatttaggttattttaagataa is part of the Cyprinus carpio isolate SPL01 chromosome A8, ASM1834038v1, whole genome shotgun sequence genome and encodes:
- the cep104 gene encoding LOW QUALITY PROTEIN: centrosomal protein of 104 kDa (The sequence of the model RefSeq protein was modified relative to this genomic sequence to represent the inferred CDS: inserted 1 base in 1 codon; deleted 1 base in 1 codon; substituted 3 bases at 3 genomic stop codons), with translation MPHKIGFTVEYIFLIIVCRFCPFPQEIILQLVERCRVRKLQLLAHQYLIPSKIEIHISDILHKPNXSKSHQQSTHILHRKGYVSLSDNEKTGFRARELKSVHVDAVGSYLKLTFHRNHVNQYNIYNQVALVALNILGDPVDGNDIGTALSKDQLIDQYLNNSQHSSALDGTHTGLSSYECDSILPLNDLAFDMYQDPEVAHFIRLLDQXKQDMVREERFDLAKKLKQAIEKLQKVGERLGRYDVEKHSAIEREDYDTAKQKKEQMEAYRLTVYKQLELHDLLDVSQIHRTSELPISDFPSPRVGTQKDTPHPADSPRKRRQRQHVKETDEQDTLKAASPKHTVAQTSLTPPHVPKIDISSLPYDERPLPALRKRSSDQPISELDEMPPLTDTTIPCSPGATGQPEPLTEKAQREASLPIDIFGDSLVAGADSKMLSYREDALLTVYKKLMEVPPGTPKAELRRMTRAAVFLCKKALTDKVSSXQLSVFVLHFASLNLLRMILSEFIPNHLLGKSEISHCVEQTWNNLLSRAGESTLRLRTPAITFIQCKFLAGGLEHSDASVQELSVRVVQAMYGLHGKAVLNYLPPDDTSTRKNVLYKNLFDSLAKLNGNTINTRKAKKGSEKEDGKKEKEEIRSLQEQLAVLKEISEKGKENTKVPEKKAEKATKSAGVKKVNQSVPAVVKSSGPSGVNFLDNLCIFCGERDXSFTEDGLDLHYWKHCPMLQRCLQCRQVVEIACLTEHLLTECEQRANFTQCPLCSEALTRDKLIEHAQCASCNAPTSGENCNHCPLCHENFASGEEVRSHTNTPTRCNSKSSTHLLSLKTKSPITNTASKTTAKTTTVISESKTRGLGRGSRIPAPAFRINRRTRIPPGKASTKRIQQA